ACCCACCGCCTTCGCGAGCAAGCCCGCTCCCACATTTTTGCCTCGCGTATAGTCAGATGCATCCCATTGCCCGCCCAATCAGGAGCTCCATCAACATGGCTGTTAACTGCACCACGCTCGAAGAAGTCCGCGACAACATCGACCGCCTCGACCAACAAATCGTCACCCTGCTGGCAGAACGCGGCCGCTTTGTCTCCCAAGCAGCGCGCTTCAAAAAAGACACCGATGGCGTCAAGGCGCCACAACGGGTTGAACAGGTGATCGCCAAGGTGCGGGGTTTATCCGAGGCGGTGGGTGCCAACCCTGAAGTGACTGAGCAGGTGTATCGCGCGATGATTGCGGCGTTTATTGAGCAGGAATTGGCAGAGCATGCTGCGCTGGCGAGCTTAGCCACGGATTAGATCGTTCCCACGCTCCGCGTGGGCACGCATCCTGTGACGCTCCGCGTCACGACCTTAAAGCGGACGCAGAGCGTCCTTGGCTGCATTCCCACGCAGAGCGTGGGAACGAGCATCGTTGATGGCCCTTTAACCCAACACCTTTCTCACCTCGCTTTCACGCCTCCCCGACAATTCCCTGACTAGACTCCTTTCATCAGCCGTGAAACGGCCAGGGAGTACGCCATGTGGCGGTCTGCGGTAATGCTGTGCGCGGTAGTGTGGTTGGCGGGTTGCCAATCAACCCATCAGGAGTTACTGGCCAAAGGTTATCCACCGGCCTTTGCCGATGGCTTTGATGACGGTTGCAGCAGCGGTCGTCAGGCTGCTGGAGTGATCAGCGGGGAGTTTCGCAAGAACGTGCCGCGCTATCTGAAGGATCGCGAGTACGCCGAAGGCTGGGAAGATGGCTTTCGCCAGTGCAAGGCGATGCGCGAGAACGAAGAGTTGCGCGACTACAAGGACAACCACTGGGACGAGCGTGAGCGGGCTTGGCAACAGGAGAAGGACCGCGACGCCGCCAGGGCTTATCGCTCGCAATAGGTCTCTGATCGTTCCCACGGTCCCCGGGGGAACGATCGCGCGGCGACCATGGCCCAAACTCCATTGAAGGAGAATGTCATGAGCCGAGCTTTTGTTAACGAAGACAACGCCGCCGCCCAGGCCGATCAACCGGTGGAGCGTCAGGTCAGTGAGCAACCCAATCACCTGACTGCGCAAGGGTTGGCGCAATTGCAGGCCAAGGTCGCGCAGTTGCAGCACGAATACAGCGTCGAGTCCGCCAAGGACGACAAGCAGCGTCAGGCGGATCTTGAGCGGGATTTGCGCTACTTCAACCAGCGGGTGCAAAGCGCCCAAGTGGTGGCGCCAGCGACCTCAACCGAAAAAGTGCAGATCGGCAGCTGGGTGACTTTTGCCAACGAACAGGACGAACAGCAGCGCATTCAATTGGTCGGTGAAGACCAGGCCGACGCCAGCGCCAACCTGATCAACTGGGGTTCGCCGCTGGGCCGTGCATTGCTGGGCGCCGAGGTCGGCGACGAGGTGCTGTGGAAGCGCCCCGTCGGCGATCAGTTGATCGAAGTGCTGCGCGTGGAGCCCGAGGCTTAGACGATGCCCTGGGCCAGCATCGCGTCGGCGACTTTCACAAAGCCCGCGATGTTCGCGCCCTTCACGTAATTGACCCGGCCATTTTCTTCGCCGTAGTGTACGCACGCGTGGTGGATCGACTGCATGATTGCGTGCAATTTGCTGTCGACTTCGCCTGCTGTCCACAGCAGGCGCATGGCGTTCTGCGACATCTCCAGGCCAC
The sequence above is a segment of the Pseudomonas sp. R76 genome. Coding sequences within it:
- a CDS encoding chorismate mutase, with product MAVNCTTLEEVRDNIDRLDQQIVTLLAERGRFVSQAARFKKDTDGVKAPQRVEQVIAKVRGLSEAVGANPEVTEQVYRAMIAAFIEQELAEHAALASLATD
- a CDS encoding GreA/GreB family elongation factor, with protein sequence MSRAFVNEDNAAAQADQPVERQVSEQPNHLTAQGLAQLQAKVAQLQHEYSVESAKDDKQRQADLERDLRYFNQRVQSAQVVAPATSTEKVQIGSWVTFANEQDEQQRIQLVGEDQADASANLINWGSPLGRALLGAEVGDEVLWKRPVGDQLIEVLRVEPEA